One part of the Andrena cerasifolii isolate SP2316 chromosome 4, iyAndCera1_principal, whole genome shotgun sequence genome encodes these proteins:
- the LOC143367819 gene encoding uncharacterized protein LOC143367819 isoform X1, with protein MCTTPGNVGTGFGYTWSFGGPGADTRENAQGELATNISYAVNNNQDQGSSQKIQVDIKPTKVVNSTHRRPMFTMNETCQQTPTTHHGHTAGAHNQTHGTHVRIKKQHDIFSLTCDKGGCNCDAAHSTPPPSLFSNTLVFTTADKHAMSKHFMTPLGPLQLTAEECNEILMKRAAAASNQANVNNVATSQTDSTAHFGHVLTHVNTPQIETKVKQQQDMGSQVRVPKERPYSCSECGKSFLLKHHLTTHARVHTGERPHVCVHCGKSFAHKHCLHTHLLLHSADRPYQCRECKKSFTLKHHLVTHTRVHTRERPFICPECGRAFPLKRHLVTHSKFHSGERPFVCEECGESFSQKDHLTMHSRFHGSLHPFVCHDCGATFQRKFELVNHGRLHGRVPHSCTVCGKEFLQKRTLLAHMRLHTGETPFACTVCGEAFPRKTDLVAHSKIHNNNTNTDEKSLMCRECGLDFSNREALTLHLRLHSGDRTLVTDLCGLAAAFQHTPGHFLTPNTPGTHQDLQMNGPIGNPGVSHMHGATQTSPPVGSGPKPKPHICPDCGRGFAQKHGLSQHQRRHTDGSCHIRSHVCDKCGKAFYQKNHLLLHQRQHMDPPPSILRQQQRQAAQAAAQQAQQQQQQAQQQQQVQQQQVQQQVQQQQVQQQQVQQQQVQQQVQQQPQQQQQQTCTVDTKTIQLQAIQQQVQQQQQTCTVDTKTIQLQAIQQQVQQQVQQQVQQQQQQQACSVDTKAIQLNVTI; from the exons ATGTGCACCACACCTGGCAATGTGGGCACAGGGTTTGGGTATACCTGGTCCTTTGGGGGGCCTGGTGCCGACACCCGAGAGAATGCGCAGGGCGAACTTGCCACGAATATTAGCTACGCTGTGAATAATAACCAAGACCAAGGATCCAGTCAGAAGATACAGGTCGACATTAAACCCACTAAAGTTGTCAATAGTACGCATCGTAGGCCGATGTTCACTATGAATGAAACTTGTCAACAGACCCCAACTACCCACCATGGCCATACAGCTGGAGCTCATAATCAAACGCACGGGACGCACGTTCGAATTAAGAAGCAACACGATATATTTTCATTGACGTGCGACAAGGGAGGTTGCAATTGTGACGCAGCGCACTCGACGCCGCCGCCTTCTCTTTTCTCCAACACGTTAGTTTTTACCACAGCCGATAAGCACGCCATGAGTAAGCATTTCATGACACCCCTTGGACCCCTGCAGCTTACTGCAGAAGAGTGcaatgaaattttaatgaaacgagcAGCCGCTGCATCCAACCAAGCCAATGTGAATAATGTTGCGACAAGCCAGACGGACAGCACTGCTCATTTCGGACATGTTTTAACGCATGTGAATACCCCTCAGATCGAAACAAAAGTTAAACAGCAGCAAGATATGGGGAGTCAAGTCCGTGTACCGAAAGAGCGACCGTACTCTTGTTCAGAGTGCGGGAAGTCGTTTCTGTTAAAGCATCACCTGACAACGCACGCAAGGGTGCACACCGGGGAGCGACCCCACGTCTGCGTTCATTGTGGCAAAAGTTTCGCCCACAAACACTGTCTTCACACTCATCTGCTCCTTCATAGCGCAGACCGGCCATACCAATGCCGTGAATGTAAAAAGTCCTTTACATTAAAGCACCACCTCGTGACGCACACGCGCGTACACACGAGAGAAAGGCCATTCATTTGTCCAGAGTGTGGAAGAGCATTTCCTCTGAAGCGTCACCTAGTGACTCATAGTAAATTCCATTCGGGGGAAAGACCTTTCGTTTGCGAAGAGTGCGGAGAATCATTTTCACAGAAGGATCATCTCACTATGCATTCGCGCTTCCATGGCAGTTTACATCCATTCGTTTGCCACGATTGCGGGGCAACCTTCCAGAGAAAGTTTGAGTTAGTGAATCATGGCCGTCTACATGGCAGAGTTCCACATTCGTGTACTGTTTGCGGAAAGGAATTTCTGCAAAAGAGAACACTGTTGGCTCATATGCGCCTGCACACAGGAGAGACTCCATTTGCCTGTACCGTTTGTGGCGAAGCATTCCCTAGGAAAACGGACCTGGTCGCCCATTCTAAGATTCATAACAATAACACGAACACCGACGAGAAGTCCCTTATGTGCAG GGAATGTGGATTGGACTTCTCGAATCGAGAAGCCCTTACTTTGCACTTAAGGTTACATTCTGGTGATCGAACGCTTGTGACGGATCTTTGTGGGTTAGCAGCAGCCTTCCAACACACTCCTGGGCACTTCCTCACTCCCAACACCCCAGGAACGCACCAG GATTTGCAGATGAACGGACCCATTGGGAACCCCGGTGTCAGTCATATGCATGGTGCGACGCAAACATCACCTCCAGTGGGATCAGGCCCGAAACCAAAACCACACATTTGTCCCGATTGCGGTCGTGGTTTTGCACAGAAGCACGGTTTATCTCAGCATCAACGGCGCCACACAGACGGCAGTTGCCACATAAGGTCACATGTGTGTGACAAGTGTGGTAAAGCCTTTTACCAGAAGAATCATTTGTTATTGCATCAACGCCAGCACATGGATCCACCGCCGAGTATACTTCGGCAACAGCAGAGGCAAGCCGCGCAGGCTGCTGCCCAGCAagcgcaacagcagcagcagcaggcccagcagcagcagcaggtgCAGCAGCAACAAGTGCAGCAGCAGGTGCAGCAGCAACAAGTGCAGCAACAGCAAGTGCAGCAGCAGCAAGTACAACAACAAGTGCAACAGCAgccgcagcaacagcaacaacaaacGTGCACCGTTGACACAAAAACAATACAGCTTCAGGCAATACAGCAACAGgtgcaacagcagcaacaaacGTGCACCGTTGACACAAAAACAATACAGCTTCAGGCAATACAGCAACAGGTGCAACAGCAAGTTCAACAACAGgtacaacagcagcaacagcaacaagcGTGCTCTGTGGACACTAAAGCAATACAGTTGAATGTTACTATATGA
- the LOC143367819 gene encoding uncharacterized protein LOC143367819 isoform X2 translates to MCTTPGNVGTGFGYTWSFGGPGADTRENAQGELATNISYAVNNNQDQGSSQKIQVDIKPTKVVNSTHRRPMFTMNETCQQTPTTHHGHTAGAHNQTHGTHVRIKKQHDIFSLTCDKGGCNCDAAHSTPPPSLFSNTLVFTTADKHAMSKHFMTPLGPLQLTAEECNEILMKRAAAASNQANVNNVATSQTDSTAHFGHVLTHVNTPQIETKVKQQQDMGSQVRVPKERPYSCSECGKSFLLKHHLTTHARVHTGERPHVCVHCGKSFAHKHCLHTHLLLHSADRPYQCRECKKSFTLKHHLVTHTRVHTRERPFICPECGRAFPLKRHLVTHSKFHSGERPFVCEECGESFSQKDHLTMHSRFHGSLHPFVCHDCGATFQRKFELVNHGRLHGRVPHSCTVCGKEFLQKRTLLAHMRLHTGETPFACTVCGEAFPRKTDLVAHSKIHNNNTNTDEKSLMCRECGLDFSNREALTLHLRLHSGDRTLVTDLCGLAAAFQHTPGHFLTPNTPGTHQMNGPIGNPGVSHMHGATQTSPPVGSGPKPKPHICPDCGRGFAQKHGLSQHQRRHTDGSCHIRSHVCDKCGKAFYQKNHLLLHQRQHMDPPPSILRQQQRQAAQAAAQQAQQQQQQAQQQQQVQQQQVQQQVQQQQVQQQQVQQQQVQQQVQQQPQQQQQQTCTVDTKTIQLQAIQQQVQQQQQTCTVDTKTIQLQAIQQQVQQQVQQQVQQQQQQQACSVDTKAIQLNVTI, encoded by the exons ATGTGCACCACACCTGGCAATGTGGGCACAGGGTTTGGGTATACCTGGTCCTTTGGGGGGCCTGGTGCCGACACCCGAGAGAATGCGCAGGGCGAACTTGCCACGAATATTAGCTACGCTGTGAATAATAACCAAGACCAAGGATCCAGTCAGAAGATACAGGTCGACATTAAACCCACTAAAGTTGTCAATAGTACGCATCGTAGGCCGATGTTCACTATGAATGAAACTTGTCAACAGACCCCAACTACCCACCATGGCCATACAGCTGGAGCTCATAATCAAACGCACGGGACGCACGTTCGAATTAAGAAGCAACACGATATATTTTCATTGACGTGCGACAAGGGAGGTTGCAATTGTGACGCAGCGCACTCGACGCCGCCGCCTTCTCTTTTCTCCAACACGTTAGTTTTTACCACAGCCGATAAGCACGCCATGAGTAAGCATTTCATGACACCCCTTGGACCCCTGCAGCTTACTGCAGAAGAGTGcaatgaaattttaatgaaacgagcAGCCGCTGCATCCAACCAAGCCAATGTGAATAATGTTGCGACAAGCCAGACGGACAGCACTGCTCATTTCGGACATGTTTTAACGCATGTGAATACCCCTCAGATCGAAACAAAAGTTAAACAGCAGCAAGATATGGGGAGTCAAGTCCGTGTACCGAAAGAGCGACCGTACTCTTGTTCAGAGTGCGGGAAGTCGTTTCTGTTAAAGCATCACCTGACAACGCACGCAAGGGTGCACACCGGGGAGCGACCCCACGTCTGCGTTCATTGTGGCAAAAGTTTCGCCCACAAACACTGTCTTCACACTCATCTGCTCCTTCATAGCGCAGACCGGCCATACCAATGCCGTGAATGTAAAAAGTCCTTTACATTAAAGCACCACCTCGTGACGCACACGCGCGTACACACGAGAGAAAGGCCATTCATTTGTCCAGAGTGTGGAAGAGCATTTCCTCTGAAGCGTCACCTAGTGACTCATAGTAAATTCCATTCGGGGGAAAGACCTTTCGTTTGCGAAGAGTGCGGAGAATCATTTTCACAGAAGGATCATCTCACTATGCATTCGCGCTTCCATGGCAGTTTACATCCATTCGTTTGCCACGATTGCGGGGCAACCTTCCAGAGAAAGTTTGAGTTAGTGAATCATGGCCGTCTACATGGCAGAGTTCCACATTCGTGTACTGTTTGCGGAAAGGAATTTCTGCAAAAGAGAACACTGTTGGCTCATATGCGCCTGCACACAGGAGAGACTCCATTTGCCTGTACCGTTTGTGGCGAAGCATTCCCTAGGAAAACGGACCTGGTCGCCCATTCTAAGATTCATAACAATAACACGAACACCGACGAGAAGTCCCTTATGTGCAG GGAATGTGGATTGGACTTCTCGAATCGAGAAGCCCTTACTTTGCACTTAAGGTTACATTCTGGTGATCGAACGCTTGTGACGGATCTTTGTGGGTTAGCAGCAGCCTTCCAACACACTCCTGGGCACTTCCTCACTCCCAACACCCCAGGAACGCACCAG ATGAACGGACCCATTGGGAACCCCGGTGTCAGTCATATGCATGGTGCGACGCAAACATCACCTCCAGTGGGATCAGGCCCGAAACCAAAACCACACATTTGTCCCGATTGCGGTCGTGGTTTTGCACAGAAGCACGGTTTATCTCAGCATCAACGGCGCCACACAGACGGCAGTTGCCACATAAGGTCACATGTGTGTGACAAGTGTGGTAAAGCCTTTTACCAGAAGAATCATTTGTTATTGCATCAACGCCAGCACATGGATCCACCGCCGAGTATACTTCGGCAACAGCAGAGGCAAGCCGCGCAGGCTGCTGCCCAGCAagcgcaacagcagcagcagcaggcccagcagcagcagcaggtgCAGCAGCAACAAGTGCAGCAGCAGGTGCAGCAGCAACAAGTGCAGCAACAGCAAGTGCAGCAGCAGCAAGTACAACAACAAGTGCAACAGCAgccgcagcaacagcaacaacaaacGTGCACCGTTGACACAAAAACAATACAGCTTCAGGCAATACAGCAACAGgtgcaacagcagcaacaaacGTGCACCGTTGACACAAAAACAATACAGCTTCAGGCAATACAGCAACAGGTGCAACAGCAAGTTCAACAACAGgtacaacagcagcaacagcaacaagcGTGCTCTGTGGACACTAAAGCAATACAGTTGAATGTTACTATATGA
- the LOC143367819 gene encoding uncharacterized protein LOC143367819 isoform X3 yields MCTTPGNVGTGFGYTWSFGGPGADTRENAQGELATNISYAVNNNQDQGSSQKIQTPTTHHGHTAGAHNQTHGTHVRIKKQHDIFSLTCDKGGCNCDAAHSTPPPSLFSNTLVFTTADKHAMSKHFMTPLGPLQLTAEECNEILMKRAAAASNQANVNNVATSQTDSTAHFGHVLTHVNTPQIETKVKQQQDMGSQVRVPKERPYSCSECGKSFLLKHHLTTHARVHTGERPHVCVHCGKSFAHKHCLHTHLLLHSADRPYQCRECKKSFTLKHHLVTHTRVHTRERPFICPECGRAFPLKRHLVTHSKFHSGERPFVCEECGESFSQKDHLTMHSRFHGSLHPFVCHDCGATFQRKFELVNHGRLHGRVPHSCTVCGKEFLQKRTLLAHMRLHTGETPFACTVCGEAFPRKTDLVAHSKIHNNNTNTDEKSLMCRECGLDFSNREALTLHLRLHSGDRTLVTDLCGLAAAFQHTPGHFLTPNTPGTHQDLQMNGPIGNPGVSHMHGATQTSPPVGSGPKPKPHICPDCGRGFAQKHGLSQHQRRHTDGSCHIRSHVCDKCGKAFYQKNHLLLHQRQHMDPPPSILRQQQRQAAQAAAQQAQQQQQQAQQQQQVQQQQVQQQVQQQQVQQQQVQQQQVQQQVQQQPQQQQQQTCTVDTKTIQLQAIQQQVQQQQQTCTVDTKTIQLQAIQQQVQQQVQQQVQQQQQQQACSVDTKAIQLNVTI; encoded by the exons ATGTGCACCACACCTGGCAATGTGGGCACAGGGTTTGGGTATACCTGGTCCTTTGGGGGGCCTGGTGCCGACACCCGAGAGAATGCGCAGGGCGAACTTGCCACGAATATTAGCTACGCTGTGAATAATAACCAAGACCAAGGATCCAGTCAGAAGATACAG ACCCCAACTACCCACCATGGCCATACAGCTGGAGCTCATAATCAAACGCACGGGACGCACGTTCGAATTAAGAAGCAACACGATATATTTTCATTGACGTGCGACAAGGGAGGTTGCAATTGTGACGCAGCGCACTCGACGCCGCCGCCTTCTCTTTTCTCCAACACGTTAGTTTTTACCACAGCCGATAAGCACGCCATGAGTAAGCATTTCATGACACCCCTTGGACCCCTGCAGCTTACTGCAGAAGAGTGcaatgaaattttaatgaaacgagcAGCCGCTGCATCCAACCAAGCCAATGTGAATAATGTTGCGACAAGCCAGACGGACAGCACTGCTCATTTCGGACATGTTTTAACGCATGTGAATACCCCTCAGATCGAAACAAAAGTTAAACAGCAGCAAGATATGGGGAGTCAAGTCCGTGTACCGAAAGAGCGACCGTACTCTTGTTCAGAGTGCGGGAAGTCGTTTCTGTTAAAGCATCACCTGACAACGCACGCAAGGGTGCACACCGGGGAGCGACCCCACGTCTGCGTTCATTGTGGCAAAAGTTTCGCCCACAAACACTGTCTTCACACTCATCTGCTCCTTCATAGCGCAGACCGGCCATACCAATGCCGTGAATGTAAAAAGTCCTTTACATTAAAGCACCACCTCGTGACGCACACGCGCGTACACACGAGAGAAAGGCCATTCATTTGTCCAGAGTGTGGAAGAGCATTTCCTCTGAAGCGTCACCTAGTGACTCATAGTAAATTCCATTCGGGGGAAAGACCTTTCGTTTGCGAAGAGTGCGGAGAATCATTTTCACAGAAGGATCATCTCACTATGCATTCGCGCTTCCATGGCAGTTTACATCCATTCGTTTGCCACGATTGCGGGGCAACCTTCCAGAGAAAGTTTGAGTTAGTGAATCATGGCCGTCTACATGGCAGAGTTCCACATTCGTGTACTGTTTGCGGAAAGGAATTTCTGCAAAAGAGAACACTGTTGGCTCATATGCGCCTGCACACAGGAGAGACTCCATTTGCCTGTACCGTTTGTGGCGAAGCATTCCCTAGGAAAACGGACCTGGTCGCCCATTCTAAGATTCATAACAATAACACGAACACCGACGAGAAGTCCCTTATGTGCAG GGAATGTGGATTGGACTTCTCGAATCGAGAAGCCCTTACTTTGCACTTAAGGTTACATTCTGGTGATCGAACGCTTGTGACGGATCTTTGTGGGTTAGCAGCAGCCTTCCAACACACTCCTGGGCACTTCCTCACTCCCAACACCCCAGGAACGCACCAG GATTTGCAGATGAACGGACCCATTGGGAACCCCGGTGTCAGTCATATGCATGGTGCGACGCAAACATCACCTCCAGTGGGATCAGGCCCGAAACCAAAACCACACATTTGTCCCGATTGCGGTCGTGGTTTTGCACAGAAGCACGGTTTATCTCAGCATCAACGGCGCCACACAGACGGCAGTTGCCACATAAGGTCACATGTGTGTGACAAGTGTGGTAAAGCCTTTTACCAGAAGAATCATTTGTTATTGCATCAACGCCAGCACATGGATCCACCGCCGAGTATACTTCGGCAACAGCAGAGGCAAGCCGCGCAGGCTGCTGCCCAGCAagcgcaacagcagcagcagcaggcccagcagcagcagcaggtgCAGCAGCAACAAGTGCAGCAGCAGGTGCAGCAGCAACAAGTGCAGCAACAGCAAGTGCAGCAGCAGCAAGTACAACAACAAGTGCAACAGCAgccgcagcaacagcaacaacaaacGTGCACCGTTGACACAAAAACAATACAGCTTCAGGCAATACAGCAACAGgtgcaacagcagcaacaaacGTGCACCGTTGACACAAAAACAATACAGCTTCAGGCAATACAGCAACAGGTGCAACAGCAAGTTCAACAACAGgtacaacagcagcaacagcaacaagcGTGCTCTGTGGACACTAAAGCAATACAGTTGAATGTTACTATATGA